The following coding sequences lie in one Paroedura picta isolate Pp20150507F chromosome 10, Ppicta_v3.0, whole genome shotgun sequence genomic window:
- the RHOH gene encoding rho-related GTP-binding protein RhoH, producing MLDSVKCVLVGDAAIGKTALLLRFTSETFPDSYKPTVYENTGVEVFLDGIQISLGLWDTAGSDNFRQIRPLSYQQADVVLMCFSVANHNSFLSLKNKWVMEIRTHLPRIPILVVATQTDQREAGPYSESCISAVRGKRLAKDIRAKGYVECSSLNNRGVQQVFECAVRTAVNQERKRSRRKLFSVNECKIF from the coding sequence ATGCTGGATTCGGTGAAGTGCGTTCTGGTGGGAGATGCTGCCATTGGGAAAACAGCGCTGCTGCTGCGTTTTACTTCTGAGACTTTTCCAGACAGTTACAAGCCGACTGTGTATGAAAACACGGGAGTTGAAGTTTTCCTGGACGGAATCCAGATTAGTTTAGGCCTTTGGGACACAGCGGGCAGTGATAACTTCAGACAGATTCGTCCTCTTTCTTACCAGCAAGCTGACGTGGTTCTGATGTGCTTCTCAGTGGCCAATCACAACTCCTTCCTGAGCCTGAAAAACAAATGGGTTATGGAGATCAGGACTCACTTGCCTCGGATCCCAATTTTAGTGGTGGCTACTCAGACTGACCAGAGAGAAGCTGGACCTTATAGTGAATCCTGCATCAGTGCTGTGCGTGGGAAGCGACTGGCCAAAGACATCCGGGCTAAGGGCTACGTGGAGTGTTCCTCTCTCAACAACAGAGGAGTGCAGCAGGTGTTTGAGTGCGCTGTCCGTACTGCGGTGAATCAAGAAAGAAAACGATCCAGGAGGAAGCTTTTCTCTGTCAATGAATgcaagatcttttaa